The proteins below are encoded in one region of Sphingobacterium sp. R2:
- a CDS encoding transposase, with product MTKKSNVENSKPFQRIGRSYPEELKKRLVQEVESGRLSQRAVERTYKINRKTIDSWITQFSLLPLKRNELIAKPMKEPNENSKIKRLSKQVLELQKALEKANLKIDELETLIHVSEEELKIKIRKKHGAKQSKE from the coding sequence ATGACAAAAAAGAGTAATGTGGAAAATTCCAAGCCGTTCCAAAGAATTGGAAGGTCTTATCCGGAAGAGTTAAAAAAGAGACTCGTGCAAGAAGTTGAGAGTGGTCGGCTCAGTCAACGTGCTGTAGAGAGGACTTATAAGATTAATCGGAAAACAATTGACAGTTGGATTACCCAGTTTTCTTTACTTCCTTTGAAACGTAATGAATTGATTGCAAAGCCGATGAAGGAACCAAATGAAAATTCAAAGATAAAACGACTATCAAAACAAGTTTTAGAGTTGCAGAAAGCCTTGGAAAAAGCCAACCTAAAAATTGATGAATTAGAAACTTTAATTCATGTTAGCGAAGAAGAACTTAAGATCAAAATAAGAAAAAAGCATGGTGCCAAACAGTCAAAAGAATGA
- a CDS encoding BT4734/BF3469 family protein produces MNDPLSFTVFYQESVRGSQANFIKEISVREVLTDIYKGKYRKDIEALRALLSDGNEKIYKEEKKKLPAITFAATFHVNRNTNNLKSYTGLLVLDIDDLDNEDQVVAMENLLRNDKYVVSCWRSPSNLGLKGIVYLEYKVDFPLEQAAYFHQSAFSEVKSYFYNTYKIVLDKSGKDIVRTCFFSYDSKLSYNRNFDRFPVILIPTVKVKSNKRKITSYADLTVEADILNSPKNKNSSWHRKEISNIIRFLKKRDLSITDAYNDWQIVARTIACCFTFNIGLKYFQMLSMQDTAKYDKRECERFLKARYLDTREEFSFATILYLANKIGYQDRGVDPNRRKIKNIIKYLAKNRLSITFSYYEWEKVGKAIVQTFDYDIGVKYFKLLSQQDPGKYNDKHCEVFLENLYLKNYEGYSFNIIIELAYKKGYKGSGEVPKMASELSVGQVVSINSVFESNNV; encoded by the coding sequence ATGAATGATCCTTTATCATTTACTGTTTTCTATCAAGAGAGTGTTCGGGGTAGTCAAGCCAATTTTATAAAAGAAATATCTGTTAGGGAAGTTTTAACAGATATTTATAAAGGAAAATACAGGAAGGATATTGAAGCACTTAGAGCGCTCTTATCTGACGGAAATGAGAAAATATATAAAGAAGAAAAGAAGAAATTACCAGCAATAACATTTGCTGCAACGTTTCATGTTAATAGAAATACAAATAATCTCAAGAGCTATACAGGATTACTTGTGCTTGATATTGATGATTTAGATAATGAAGATCAAGTTGTAGCAATGGAGAATTTATTACGTAATGATAAGTATGTAGTATCCTGTTGGCGTTCTCCATCCAATTTGGGGTTAAAGGGCATTGTATACTTAGAATATAAAGTAGATTTTCCTTTAGAACAAGCTGCTTATTTTCATCAAAGTGCTTTTAGTGAAGTGAAAAGCTATTTTTATAATACTTACAAAATAGTTTTGGACAAATCCGGAAAGGATATAGTTAGGACATGTTTTTTTTCTTACGATAGTAAACTTTCATACAATAGAAATTTTGATAGGTTTCCTGTTATATTAATTCCGACTGTCAAAGTAAAATCTAATAAAAGAAAAATTACTTCATATGCAGATTTAACAGTAGAGGCTGACATACTCAACAGTCCAAAAAACAAGAACAGTTCCTGGCACAGAAAAGAAATAAGCAATATTATTCGGTTCTTAAAGAAGCGTGATTTATCAATAACTGATGCATACAACGATTGGCAAATTGTCGCGAGAACAATTGCTTGTTGTTTTACTTTTAATATTGGACTTAAGTATTTTCAGATGCTCAGCATGCAGGATACAGCAAAATATGATAAACGAGAGTGTGAAAGATTTCTAAAAGCAAGGTATTTAGATACTAGAGAAGAGTTTTCTTTTGCAACAATTTTGTATTTAGCTAACAAAATAGGTTACCAAGATAGAGGAGTAGACCCTAATCGAAGAAAGATTAAAAATATAATAAAGTATTTAGCAAAAAATCGATTATCAATTACATTCTCATATTATGAATGGGAAAAAGTTGGAAAGGCAATTGTTCAAACATTTGATTATGATATTGGTGTGAAGTATTTTAAATTACTTAGCCAACAAGATCCAGGTAAATATAATGATAAACATTGTGAAGTTTTTTTAGAAAATCTATATTTAAAGAACTATGAAGGATATTCCTTTAATATAATAATTGAACTCGCTTATAAGAAAGGTTATAAAGGGAGTGGTGAAGTACCAAAGATGGCTTCCGAATTAAGTGTGGGGCAAGTCGTAAGTATTAACAGTGTTTTTGAGTCAAACAATGTTTAG
- a CDS encoding IS256 family transposase has product MYSRGLRRFERFKEEAMQGLYNGKSLSPNDGVLAPLIKHLLESMMDSELESHLQEDKASANSNRRNGKTKKTVRGLNTGTFELESGRDRSGTFEPKVVPKRQLIITEQLEGHVLSMYAKGMSTRAISDFIREMYAMEISATEISRITESVMPAVNEWRSRPLEAVYPFVFLDCMHYKVRQNGTVESRAIYNILGIGMDGRKDLIGLYSSENEGAKFWLSVLTDLKQRGVEDILIACIDGLKGFPEAIEAIFPKTKVQLCIVHQIRSSMRYVTEKDKKAVIEDLKPIYKAVNEEMGYEKLLVFEEKWGKKYPIAAKSWLDNWINLSTFFEYDEQVRKTIYTTNPIEGMHRQIRKITKSKGAFSSEQVLMKLMFLIIKDIYKKWTMPVHNWGLTISQLYIKFGDRLKLDSGF; this is encoded by the coding sequence ATGTACTCAAGAGGGCTTCGCCGTTTTGAACGCTTCAAAGAGGAAGCTATGCAAGGTCTTTATAACGGAAAGAGTTTATCTCCCAATGATGGCGTTCTAGCGCCCTTAATTAAGCACTTACTGGAGTCGATGATGGATAGCGAGCTGGAAAGTCACCTTCAGGAAGATAAAGCTTCCGCGAACTCCAATCGTCGTAATGGCAAGACCAAAAAGACTGTTCGAGGTCTTAATACCGGTACATTTGAGCTTGAATCTGGACGGGATAGATCGGGTACATTTGAGCCCAAGGTAGTACCCAAACGTCAGCTTATTATAACAGAACAGCTTGAGGGACACGTGTTGAGCATGTATGCCAAAGGTATGAGCACACGTGCAATAAGTGATTTTATCCGCGAGATGTATGCTATGGAGATTTCTGCAACTGAAATATCCCGCATTACAGAAAGCGTCATGCCTGCTGTTAACGAGTGGCGAAGTCGTCCGCTAGAAGCCGTCTATCCCTTTGTCTTCCTAGACTGCATGCATTATAAAGTCCGTCAGAACGGTACTGTTGAGTCCCGGGCCATTTACAATATCCTGGGCATAGGAATGGATGGACGTAAAGACCTGATAGGGCTTTATAGTTCGGAAAACGAAGGAGCTAAATTCTGGTTATCCGTACTCACCGATCTAAAGCAACGCGGTGTAGAGGACATCCTGATAGCATGTATTGATGGACTGAAGGGCTTTCCTGAAGCTATAGAAGCTATTTTTCCAAAAACAAAAGTTCAGTTATGCATTGTCCATCAGATTAGATCAAGCATGCGATACGTTACAGAAAAGGACAAAAAGGCTGTTATTGAAGATTTAAAGCCCATTTATAAAGCTGTAAACGAAGAAATGGGATATGAAAAACTACTGGTCTTTGAAGAGAAATGGGGCAAGAAATACCCCATAGCCGCTAAGTCATGGCTCGATAACTGGATAAACCTCTCTACTTTTTTTGAGTATGATGAGCAGGTACGTAAGACTATCTATACCACTAATCCTATTGAAGGAATGCACCGTCAGATTCGAAAAATAACGAAGTCTAAAGGTGCATTCAGTTCTGAGCAGGTTCTTATGAAGCTGATGTTTCTGATAATAAAGGACATCTATAAAAAGTGGACAATGCCTGTGCATAACTGGGGCTTGACCATATCCCAACTTTACATTAAATTTGGGGATAGGCTCAAACTTGATAGCGGCTTTTAG
- a CDS encoding AbiH family protein, with protein MNKLIIVGNGFDIHNKLPTKYTDFLIWYLINCFKSSSNDDGKYKELIEISHNVIYQGNNCRDITDYKQLALWLITEFNFESSAYSPDFISNGGMFKFHLTSKSELFLRLMSHQRERNWVDIEMTYYKLLKDCLSLFNTIGEEEKAEKRLKKINADFELLKSLLYEYLKIVSEGAEVEYNFDYCADESIDSKIIIDKHHIKNIQEEDYKDSRYITAKDVTILNFNYTGLPYQLNRRKYNHIDIHGSVKRQNNPIIFGFGDEIDSDYLEMEKTNNNDFLTYIKSFGYFNNTNYKQLIDLIDSDSYVVYIWGHSCGLSDRTLLNMIFEHDNCAAIKPYYWQKDVNTDNYLEITQNISRHFRNKQKMRNRVVNKELCSALGSQN; from the coding sequence ATGAATAAACTTATCATTGTTGGAAATGGTTTCGACATCCATAATAAATTACCAACAAAATATACAGATTTCCTGATTTGGTATCTAATCAATTGTTTCAAAAGTTCTTCAAATGACGATGGAAAGTATAAAGAATTGATTGAAATATCTCACAATGTAATTTATCAAGGTAACAATTGCAGGGATATAACGGATTATAAACAGCTAGCTTTGTGGTTGATCACAGAATTTAATTTTGAATCGAGTGCGTATAGTCCGGATTTCATATCTAATGGAGGAATGTTTAAATTTCATTTAACTTCGAAATCAGAATTGTTTTTGCGTTTAATGAGTCATCAACGCGAACGAAACTGGGTTGATATTGAAATGACATATTACAAATTATTGAAAGATTGTCTATCTCTATTCAATACTATTGGAGAAGAAGAGAAGGCGGAGAAAAGATTAAAGAAGATTAATGCAGATTTTGAACTACTAAAAAGTCTTTTATACGAGTATCTTAAGATCGTTAGTGAGGGAGCTGAAGTAGAATACAATTTTGACTATTGTGCAGATGAATCAATTGATTCTAAAATTATTATTGATAAGCATCATATAAAAAATATACAAGAAGAGGATTATAAAGACAGTCGATATATAACGGCCAAAGATGTAACTATATTAAATTTCAATTATACAGGTTTACCTTACCAATTAAATAGGAGGAAGTACAATCATATTGATATACATGGATCTGTTAAACGTCAGAATAATCCTATAATTTTTGGCTTTGGAGATGAGATAGACTCTGATTATCTTGAAATGGAAAAAACCAATAACAATGATTTTTTAACCTATATAAAGTCATTTGGGTATTTTAACAATACAAACTATAAACAACTTATTGATTTAATTGATTCAGATTCTTATGTTGTGTATATATGGGGGCATTCTTGTGGTCTTTCGGATAGGACATTGCTAAATATGATATTTGAACATGACAATTGTGCTGCGATAAAACCCTATTACTGGCAAAAAGATGTTAATACCGACAACTATTTAGAGATCACGCAAAATATTTCGCGTCATTTTAGAAATAAGCAAAAAATGAGGAATAGAGTTGTCAACAAAGAGCTTTGTTCAGCGTTAGGTAGTCAAAATTAA
- a CDS encoding reverse transcriptase domain-containing protein, with translation MAKLAEYKLSGTSHSSFQFSEYYNYEAIFNILCKLRCKVAFKRNAKHYYFDHIKGEKCKENKEDLFLMSLFPPRRKWLKLDPNLRNNKNRLPKTSTERNLISLKLTVKYYKKREPSSEFLKKLDVYIASICENFQSGNILLNKPNVIPVLKKEDDGFKICRPLSIYSLTDKIILSIANKYAVKIFDEIFKDCGYAFRAVREFPEGDRSPNHIDAFKNIIDFRTKHSDKVIWGAECDMCKFFDTVNHSFVIKRFDQFVKQKYFRKFAIEDLRLLRRILKEYLKSYNFNKDVRSLSSNQEYFRDFKIENGRFDWVEKEFLENDFYKDLNRTRIGIPQGGALSGFIANILLHDADCKVIKHLDENSLYLRFCDDMIILSTDRNICVKSYGAYINSLTKYKLVVHPHVGPDFKNLVEFWSSKSKLCYKWTSDDTKNTFWVGFVGLEINYFGDIRIRRSTLKKELKKQADLMLEMKRILKNVKRKSSSSSILGSLQKRMVSMSVGRVDLWNYKSYANEMSWAKGFKILNDNIHSRRQLKSLDRSRSLKIHKLMKFIEKKYREDQTTKVDDTTDKDDKRSFQIKHYGKPYSYYYNTLKK, from the coding sequence ATGGCGAAACTAGCTGAGTATAAATTGTCGGGTACTTCCCACTCTTCTTTTCAATTCTCTGAGTACTACAATTATGAAGCAATTTTTAACATACTATGTAAACTTAGATGTAAAGTTGCTTTCAAGAGGAATGCGAAACATTATTATTTTGATCACATTAAAGGAGAAAAGTGTAAGGAAAACAAAGAAGATCTATTTCTAATGTCGCTTTTCCCTCCGAGAAGAAAGTGGTTGAAACTTGATCCAAACTTGAGAAATAACAAAAATAGATTACCAAAAACTTCAACGGAAAGAAACCTGATCAGTTTGAAGTTAACTGTCAAATATTATAAGAAGCGAGAACCTTCATCAGAATTCTTGAAAAAATTAGATGTTTATATAGCAAGTATTTGCGAAAATTTTCAAAGTGGTAATATATTGTTAAATAAGCCAAATGTTATACCCGTTTTAAAAAAGGAGGATGATGGATTTAAAATATGTCGACCTTTGTCAATTTATAGTTTAACAGATAAAATTATTTTATCAATTGCGAACAAATATGCAGTTAAAATTTTTGACGAGATATTTAAGGATTGTGGATATGCTTTTAGAGCTGTAAGGGAATTTCCAGAAGGAGATAGGTCGCCAAATCATATTGATGCATTTAAGAACATTATTGATTTTAGAACAAAACATTCAGATAAAGTAATTTGGGGTGCAGAATGTGACATGTGCAAATTCTTTGACACTGTTAATCATTCTTTTGTGATCAAAAGATTCGATCAGTTTGTAAAACAGAAGTACTTTAGAAAATTTGCAATAGAAGACTTACGTCTTTTGAGGCGTATTTTGAAAGAGTATTTAAAATCATATAATTTTAATAAGGATGTTCGTTCTCTGAGTAGTAATCAGGAGTATTTCAGAGATTTTAAGATTGAAAATGGGAGATTTGATTGGGTTGAAAAGGAATTTCTAGAAAATGATTTTTATAAAGATTTAAATAGGACAAGAATAGGGATTCCACAAGGAGGAGCTTTGTCAGGTTTTATTGCAAATATATTACTTCATGATGCGGACTGTAAGGTAATTAAACATCTAGATGAAAATTCATTATATCTACGTTTTTGCGATGACATGATTATCTTGAGTACTGATAGAAACATTTGCGTGAAAAGTTATGGTGCATATATTAATTCATTAACAAAATACAAGCTAGTAGTTCACCCTCATGTAGGTCCAGACTTCAAGAATCTTGTTGAATTTTGGTCTAGTAAATCAAAACTATGCTATAAATGGACTTCTGATGATACGAAAAACACATTTTGGGTTGGTTTTGTAGGACTAGAGATTAACTATTTTGGAGATATTCGAATTCGCAGATCTACTTTAAAAAAAGAGCTTAAAAAACAGGCTGATTTGATGTTAGAGATGAAAAGAATTCTTAAAAATGTTAAGAGAAAGAGCTCTTCTTCTTCTATTCTAGGTTCACTTCAGAAAAGAATGGTATCTATGTCAGTAGGAAGGGTAGATCTTTGGAACTACAAGTCTTATGCAAATGAAATGTCATGGGCTAAAGGTTTTAAAATATTGAATGATAATATTCATTCTCGAAGACAATTGAAAAGTTTAGACCGAAGCCGAAGCTTGAAAATTCATAAACTAATGAAATTTATAGAAAAAAAATATAGAGAAGACCAAACTACCAAAGTGGACGATACAACCGACAAAGATGACAAAAGAAGCTTTCAAATTAAACACTATGGGAAACCTTACAGCTATTATTATAATACTTTAAAGAAGTGA
- a CDS encoding IS3 family transposase (programmed frameshift), which yields MKKTRFTESQIVRALKEGEEGRKTEDICRELEISKATFYNWKSRYGGMEASDVKRLKELEEENARLKKMFAELSMNHDILKEVITKKGLGLRQQKQLTQEIVVDHGLSVTGACKLTGMCRSQYYYVSKKDDSAVISALDDLSAKHPVYGFRKLYAYLRRAGKPWNHKKVHRVYKLLNMNRKRRGKRRLPAREKQPLEQQVSINQKWSMDFMSDSLASGNRFRTFNVMDDCSREILCIEIATSISSLRVTRTLEQIIDWQGNPLCLRVDNGPEFTSHHFELWCKDQGIAIQFIQPGKPMQNGYIERFNRSYRKEILDAYLFFNLSEVREHTQAWMDEYNNNRPHEGLGNLTPTELSKNIRHKQQINQLVT from the exons ATGAAAAAAACACGTTTTACAGAAAGCCAGATTGTGCGAGCACTCAAAGAGGGCGAAGAAGGCAGAAAGACCGAAGACATCTGCCGTGAGCTGGAAATTAGCAAGGCCACATTTTATAACTGGAAGAGCCGTTACGGAGGCATGGAAGCCTCAGATGTCAAACGCCTAAAGGAACTTGAGGAAGAAAATGCACGTTTGAAAAAGATGTTTGCCGAACTGAGTATGAACCATGATATCCTAAAAGAAGTCATCACAAAAAAAG GGTTGGGGCTCCGGCAGCAAAAACAGTTAACCCAGGAAATTGTCGTAGATCACGGTTTGAGTGTCACCGGAGCCTGCAAATTGACAGGCATGTGCCGTTCACAATATTACTATGTTAGTAAGAAAGATGACAGTGCAGTCATATCTGCATTAGATGATCTGTCCGCCAAACATCCTGTATATGGATTCCGAAAACTTTACGCTTATCTGCGCAGAGCGGGGAAGCCCTGGAATCACAAAAAAGTTCATCGGGTGTATAAGCTATTAAATATGAACAGGAAGCGGCGTGGCAAACGTCGGCTACCTGCTCGGGAGAAACAGCCTCTGGAACAACAGGTCAGCATTAATCAAAAATGGAGCATGGACTTTATGAGCGATAGCTTGGCCAGCGGAAACAGGTTTAGAACCTTTAATGTGATGGATGACTGTTCCCGTGAGATATTGTGTATCGAAATAGCTACTTCAATTTCTTCTTTGCGGGTAACTCGGACACTTGAACAAATCATAGACTGGCAGGGCAATCCGCTCTGTCTACGCGTAGATAATGGTCCTGAATTCACCAGTCATCATTTTGAGCTCTGGTGTAAAGACCAAGGCATCGCTATTCAATTTATCCAGCCCGGTAAGCCTATGCAGAACGGGTACATCGAACGGTTCAACCGAAGTTATCGCAAAGAAATTTTGGATGCTTATTTATTTTTCAACTTGTCAGAAGTAAGAGAACATACCCAGGCATGGATGGATGAATACAATAACAACAGACCCCATGAAGGTCTTGGGAATCTTACACCAACGGAATTATCAAAAAATATTAGACACAAACAACAAATAAATCAATTAGTAACGTAA
- a CDS encoding adenylate/guanylate cyclase domain-containing protein, whose protein sequence is MEEKDKNKNGHESSESSSDFIKNRIKQLQERGGKLDYNIESGGYNSVVEKYKEYINMSKIISNSKSKIAIEEQIIDLKRQLIAAQGDKEKSLIMLKEIENKQKSSHIISRIHEEAVSKYLSSAEFSANFEHGKETFAVVVSIDIRRSTELMLKAKSPTQYSDFITALSDKLSKIIIENFGIFDKFTGDGILAFFPEFYSGEEAILRALKAAEECHLVFKEHYKNCRNKFTVFIKDVGLGIGIDSGIVSIANTSSELTVVGIPVVYACRFSGAKAGDTLLNIEAHQRLSALKHPMVKDIEETEIHIKNEGLAMAFKVKIDKDQFSQNDTYPWEAYQDDVKTETTPTEEAAKSEHKKKKGAG, encoded by the coding sequence ATGGAAGAAAAGGATAAAAATAAAAATGGTCACGAAAGTAGTGAATCAAGTTCTGACTTTATAAAAAATAGAATTAAGCAACTTCAAGAAAGAGGCGGTAAATTAGATTACAATATTGAGAGCGGTGGTTATAACTCTGTAGTGGAAAAATATAAAGAGTACATTAACATGAGTAAAATTATTTCCAATTCCAAAAGCAAAATTGCTATTGAAGAGCAAATAATTGACTTGAAGAGACAGCTCATTGCTGCGCAAGGTGATAAAGAAAAGTCACTAATAATGTTGAAAGAAATAGAAAATAAGCAAAAAAGTTCACATATTATTAGTAGGATCCATGAAGAAGCAGTATCCAAGTACTTAAGTTCAGCAGAGTTCAGTGCCAATTTTGAACATGGCAAAGAAACATTCGCAGTGGTAGTTTCAATTGACATAAGGCGTTCAACTGAATTAATGTTAAAAGCTAAGAGTCCTACCCAATATTCTGATTTTATAACAGCACTAAGCGATAAGTTATCTAAAATAATAATTGAAAACTTTGGAATTTTTGATAAGTTCACTGGAGATGGAATTTTAGCATTTTTTCCTGAATTTTATAGTGGAGAAGAAGCAATATTAAGAGCTTTAAAAGCTGCTGAAGAATGTCATTTAGTTTTTAAAGAGCACTATAAAAATTGTAGGAATAAATTTACTGTATTTATAAAGGACGTAGGTTTAGGAATTGGAATTGATAGTGGTATCGTTAGCATAGCTAATACTTCATCTGAATTGACAGTTGTCGGAATCCCAGTTGTGTATGCTTGTCGTTTCTCGGGTGCAAAAGCAGGTGATACGCTTCTAAATATAGAAGCACATCAACGTTTATCTGCTCTTAAACATCCAATGGTAAAAGATATTGAGGAGACTGAGATCCACATAAAAAATGAAGGGCTAGCAATGGCGTTTAAAGTAAAAATAGATAAGGATCAATTCTCTCAAAATGACACTTATCCATGGGAGGCTTACCAAGATGATGTTAAGACGGAAACAACGCCGACTGAAGAAGCCGCTAAATCAGAACATAAAAAGAAAAAAGGCGCTGGTTAG
- a CDS encoding Shedu immune nuclease family protein gives MENSKTTYTPNQENLTEETLDFEVYHYCDESGKPVFLTKEVYKKEKRIVFFPYSVDQKEGSLKPKRIRKLELIGWDSIEDIPHDFRVTGKYGLKTLRARHFFAGLYLKYRDVFNYTIGINIPNSFKQDHISLNWADLKTILNEIYKEKMTYDKEKAFLINKGLGRINSTITLSKRYMPSGELGRFLGKYDSFAKVNQEDLNALSSILDLIPPSIIKTTSNFINSKEQINKVYIEDVIKQFEKLSSSSKDNEKQWQAFFEKNAWILSHLFPYEVILRKKEAYVGGKTIDNDQGRILDFLFENGFKDNYALLETKTHKKDLFKKIAYRKPDVFPMSDELSAGITQCLDQKDNFIKDFGRNNPSFDPKCILVIGTKSMLTDSQRRCFELLRSSQKNVEIVTFDEILMKLKGLLKVVSIDNMS, from the coding sequence ATGGAAAATTCAAAAACTACATACACACCAAATCAAGAGAATTTGACTGAAGAAACTTTAGATTTTGAAGTTTATCATTATTGTGATGAATCTGGAAAGCCTGTGTTTTTAACAAAAGAAGTTTATAAGAAAGAAAAAAGAATTGTGTTTTTTCCCTATTCAGTAGACCAAAAGGAGGGATCTTTAAAACCGAAACGGATAAGAAAACTCGAGTTGATTGGATGGGACAGTATTGAGGATATTCCACATGATTTTCGTGTGACAGGAAAATATGGGCTTAAAACACTCAGGGCTAGACATTTTTTTGCAGGTCTTTACCTGAAATATAGAGATGTTTTTAATTATACTATAGGAATTAATATTCCCAATAGCTTCAAGCAAGATCATATTTCATTAAATTGGGCGGATTTAAAAACAATACTCAATGAAATTTATAAAGAAAAGATGACATATGATAAGGAAAAAGCGTTTTTAATAAATAAAGGCTTGGGTAGGATAAATTCGACTATCACACTTTCTAAACGATATATGCCAAGTGGGGAGCTTGGCCGTTTTCTTGGAAAATATGATTCTTTTGCTAAAGTTAACCAAGAGGACCTGAACGCTCTTTCGTCAATTCTAGATCTTATCCCTCCCAGTATTATTAAGACAACATCTAATTTTATAAATAGTAAGGAACAGATCAATAAGGTCTATATTGAAGATGTTATTAAACAATTTGAGAAATTATCTTCTTCAAGTAAAGACAATGAAAAACAATGGCAAGCATTTTTTGAGAAAAATGCTTGGATATTGTCTCACCTTTTTCCCTATGAGGTTATTTTGCGTAAAAAAGAGGCATATGTTGGAGGAAAAACTATAGATAATGATCAAGGAAGAATTCTTGATTTCTTATTCGAAAACGGTTTCAAAGATAATTATGCGTTACTAGAAACCAAAACACATAAAAAAGATCTTTTCAAAAAAATTGCTTACCGCAAACCGGATGTCTTTCCAATGTCTGACGAATTATCCGCCGGGATCACACAATGTCTAGATCAAAAAGATAATTTTATAAAAGATTTCGGCAGAAACAATCCATCATTTGATCCCAAATGCATACTTGTCATTGGTACAAAAAGCATGCTCACTGATTCTCAACGTCGTTGCTTTGAGTTATTAAGATCGAGTCAAAAAAATGTGGAAATAGTGACCTTTGATGAAATATTAATGAAATTAAAAGGTTTGCTTAAAGTCGTAAGTATTGATAATATGTCGTAA